A stretch of Colletotrichum lupini chromosome 2, complete sequence DNA encodes these proteins:
- a CDS encoding pentatricopeptide repeat domain-containing protein, whose product MLSCKACLTRALQPLSGKASFSELSSTLPILQYGPPGSQRRLAHRKAIPTTAAGRAFLKEAKEIEKDTHGSSEEFAEKRRKQKLDWAVSKHLEHLETPFNIAKHVEATLQKGRFDEALLLVQRASAKDTDLVVAWNHLIKYQIMELKRVNFAISLFNDMKKRGQSPNEQTFTIIFTGCAKSREPKAASAKALALYKTMLKEDAKIKPNSIHVNAVIQCCGRAGDVENMFTLADSADAKSGRKNTAYTYTAIINTLRAEAENQDNRKGQSLQQHIDTVEQTITRCKHIWEEVMRNWRNGKMEIDEDLVCAMGRVLLLGGNKDRGKILTMLEETMSVRNYNRTPTGDYAHRINDDMKGISATGSAKRKATVLSPKIKYAVPRANTLSLVLAIVREQKQTKLGVKYWDLFVHYYGVKPDTDNYHQMIRLYERSGSSKDAAKAVQQMPSDKPVPPIVYRRALSACINNNMSQNAFSDATSILNTMLAHGAAQKTPVDVRALLIYMKAAIICHFNFRQMDKAGDTKSAKRGYAQQLAAAVENLWQPFSSAKEALIKSQGKDVARKRAEAVEDLADLARKMISAVDKVVNEKALAADEEAFISLKEKRSKLNRFAVEFTDPNQRMQDATPAKKDEQEMLDL is encoded by the coding sequence ATGCTATCCTGCAAAGCCTGTCTCACACGGGCGCTTCAGCCCTTGTCGGGAAAGGCCTCCTTCTCCGAACTATCGTCTACTTTACCCATCCTTCAATATGGCCCGCCGGGCAGCCAACGCCGACTTGCCCATAGAAAGGCAATACCCACGACTGCCGCAGGCAGAGCGTTCTTGAAAGAAGCAAAGGAAATAGAAAAGGACACCCACGGCAGCAGCGAGGAATTTGCAGAAAAGAGGAGGAAACAGAAGCTAGACTGGGCTGTGTCGAAACATCTCGAGCACCTGGAAACCCCCTTCAACATCGCCAAGCACGTCGAGGCCACACTCCAGAAGGGTCGCTTCGATGAGGCCCTTCTCCTTGTCCAGCGCGCCAGTGCCAAGGATACCGACCTCGTCGTGGCCTGGAACcaccttattaagtaccagATCATGGAGTTGAAGCGAGTCAACTTTGCCATCAGCCTCTTCAACGATATGAAGAAGCGCGGCCAATCACCCAACGAACAGACATTTACCATCATCTTCACTGGCTGTGCAAAGTCCCGCGAACCGAAGGCCGCCAGTGCCAAGGCTCTGGCTTTGTATAAAACGATGCTCAAGGAGGACGCAAAGATCAAGCCTAACTCGATACATGTCAACGCTGTGATCCAGTGCTGCGGCCGCGCAGGCGACGTCGAAAACATGTTCACGCTGGCCGACTCGGCCGATGCCAAGTCAGGTCGCAAGAACACTGCTTACACGTACACGGCCATCATCAACACGCTACGCGCAGAGGCTGAGAATCAGGATAATCGCAAAGGGCAGTCTCTCCAACAGCACATCGATACGGTGGAGCAGACGATCACACGATGCAAGCATATATGGGAGGAGGTCATGCGCAACTGGCGTAACGGGAAGATGGAGATCGACGAGGATCTGGTGTGCGCCATGGGTCGTGTTCTGCTCCTCGGAGGTAATAAGGACAGAGGCAAGATTCTCACCATGCTCGAAGAGACCATGAGCGTCCGGAACTACAACCGTACGCCCACGGGAGACTATGCACACCGCATCAACGACGACATGAAAGGTATCAGCGCGACTGGTAGCGCAAAGCGCAAAGCCACAGTCCTCTCACCAAAGATCAAATATGCCGTACCGCGGGCCAACACCCTATCCCTCGTTCTCGCTATCGTTCGCGAGCAAAAGCAGACCAAGCTGGGCGTGAAGTACTGGGACCTCTTTGTCCATTACTACGGCGTCAAACCCGACACAGACAATTATCACCAAATGATTCGTCTCTACGAGCGCAGCGGCTCAAGTAAAGACGCCGCAAAGGCTGTACAGCAGATGCCATCCGACAAACCTGTCCCTCCCATCGTCTATCGCCGCGCCCTCTCCGCCTGCATCAACAACAACATGAGCCAAAACGCGTTCTCCGATGCCACGTCCATCCTGAACACGATGCTCGCCCACGGCGCCGCTCAGAAAACCCCCGTGGACGTGCGCGCCCTCCTCATCTACATGAAGGCTGCCATCATCTGCCACTTCAACTTCCGCCAGATGGACAAGGCGGGCGACACCAAGAGCGCGAAGCGCGGCTACGCCCAGCaactcgccgccgccgtggaAAATCTCTGGCAGCCCTTTTCCTCAGCCAAGGAAGCCTTGATCAAGTCCCAGGGCAAGGACGTGGCCCGGAAACGCGCCGAGGCTGTCGAAGACCTTGCTGACCTTGCTCGCAAGATGATTAGCGCCGTCGACAAGGTCGTCAACGAGAAGGCGCTCGCTGCCGATGAGGAAGCGTTCATCAGCCTCAAGGAGAAGCGGAGCAAGCTGAACCGGTTCGCGGTCGAGTTTACCGACCCGAACCAACGTATGCAGGATGCTACGCCCGCAAAGAAGGACGAACAAGAGATGTTGGACTTGTAA